The genomic window AGGATGGTTCTTCTGCTTCGtcaaaaagagctagaattggttgatctccatcaacaacaacacTCATCGAGCAAACCAACTTCCATGAACTGATGATCTAACTAAATTTCAAGGGAGAAGATTGAAAAGACAAAAAGCTCAACAGCTAGAGCTGACAAGTTCGTTGTATATTGGGATGTTGAGTTTTGCTTCACTTTTCACATTCCGTGAGCCTATTTGAAAATCGAGATTGAAAGGCCTTATATAAATGAAGGCTTGCAACATTCTGCATGACCAAATGATATGATCCAGAAAACACCTACGCCGTGGAAGGATAAATAAACAGATGGATTCTTCCTTTGTGCTGCTAAATCTTTGTTCTGTATCTGTGCTGTGTTTCTTGATGTAAATATATGATATTTCAGTTTTCAATTATTTCCTATGTTCTTCAGCAATGTTTGCTGCGTTGTTCTAGTGTAGGTCTAACTGAAACCTTGAGAATGTAAATTTATCTAGTTTAACAAGAAATGAAATTCAAACAAATCAGATAGTGGATCAATTTTTCAGTTTTTGTTGTTTGAATGTTTTTATGAATCAGTGGATACTCATTAGGAACTGAACAGCAAGTAACAGAACTATAAGAGTTTGATTAAACTCACTACTTGGGATATCATATCAGTACACAATGTGTTCCCTGTTAAAATTGTTCAGAGAGGCTACTATGGAGACGCCTTCGCACTTGCAAATAAAATTGCTCATCCAATAGAGGGAGCCTAAGagatgaaaaaacaaaaaatggaaaaaaaggaAAAGCACACCCGGTGGGACTCGAACCCACAATCGCCTGATTAGAAGTCAGACGCCTTATCCATTAGGCCACGGGTGCTTCTTGTTATCAGGTTCGTTGAGCAATAACAATTGATATGAATAACCATAATACAGAAGCTTGCCCACCTGGGCTCAGAAGAATGGACATGACAACCATGTGATCTGAGATGAGCAATTTTAACAGGGAACACATTCTGTACTGATATGATATCCCAAGTAGTGAGTTTAATCAAACTCTTATAGTTCTGTTACTTGCTGTTGGTAATATAGGAAGTTCAAGTTCCTTTAGCTGTTAGTAATATCTGTCTTTGCGACCCTGCCCATTGTCTAGTTACAGTCACAGACCCTACAAATCTATGAGGAGACGGTCATGTCAATCTACACTTTGGTGAAGATGAAATGCTGGGCACTGCTTTGCCTCTACTTTCAAACAAAACAGAGCTAACTATTATAATGGAAGATTTTAAATTGAGCTAACAAAATTAGAGACTCCACTTGGAGTTTTTTGCATTTGAGTGGTAATGGAGTTGCCGAAGATTCGGGTCAACGGAAGAGTCATCACTTCCTCAAATAGAGACTCCAAAACAACGCTACACCATCTTTACCACCACTGCATATAGTACAATGAACCATCAGGTGAATTCGCACACCCAACATGTCCCGCTAGAGAATTCCTCAAATTCCAAACTTTGTCAGTCTTATCCCATGATGCAGAAACAACAGTTGGTAGAAATGTTTTAGGACTAAACCTAGCACAAGTCACCCAGTAGTATGTGAATCATCATCTCAATCGTACACTTACATTCACCCAAAGTTCTCCACAGCTTAATCGAACAATCcttgaagcaaaaacgatctgACGGTTACTAATAGAGAAAGCAACTGATAATACATCACTAGTATGATCCACGAATCTACGTGTAACTAACACCAGTTTTTAGATCCCAGACGAAGTTAACCATCCCATGAACCGGATAATGTAGACTGACCATCAGATGATAGAACAACATCTAAAAGAAAATGACCATGATCAGTAAGACGGCGTTTAGAACTCAACTCCATagttatttccttttttttttgttaagagtCCAAACAAGGATTGTATCACGAGATGATGAAACGGTCATGTTGGAGTAGTCGATTGGACAAACAACGGCTGTAACCATGTCACTGTGACCAACTAGTGTTCCACAAAGGATTCATGATTTGGAAATTCTCTTTACAGTGCTGCAGGAGAAAGTGATGAAACTCTTTTATCTTCACAGAGCCTCTTTGAGTTGAAAGGTTCTTAAAATAGCCCTGGCTTTGTCATATTCATTAAGATCAACAAGCATCTTTTTCAGTCGACGAGCAAGCCCACTAGTCTCAGTCTCACTCACCCCTGATGCGTGCTTCTTTTCAAGTGTCTTCCCAAGTGTTAACACATAATCCACCAATGGCTGCAACTTGTAGCTGCAAAGGTAATATAAAAAATGTTAGATCCTAAATTCCTTCAAGGTAAAAGTTGTCTAGGACAGCAGAGGCcactgaagaagaaaaaaaaacacaaataacaAAATTTGGACAAATCTTCATATAATCAGGTGATTAAGGTATCTTGGTGTGGAGGAGTTAACACAATAAAAGGGTGTCTTAATTACCGCTGATTCATTAGGGAGTATACGTTCAAAAAATTTACTGACATCCCGAATTGCAAACTGAAACAAACCCAGCCTCACCCCATTGTGGAAAACAGTGGACCCTGAGAGTCATTTGCCCTATCTCTTGCCTACTGTGCTAGAATCAAGCCCCAGAGTACTCTATCCTTCCAAATTCGGGCTGTCGGTCTAGAACTATCCTGATGTCATGAAAAATTCAAGGAAGAGAATGCATCTAAAGAAACCCTAATAATATTATCTCTGGCCTACTGTGCTAGAATCAAAGCCCCAAAGTGCTCTATCCTTCCAACACCGGGCTGTCGGTCTAGAACTATTCTGATGTTCATGGAAAAAACAAGAGAATGTatctaaagaaaaaataataattatagctAGAAGGTCTTTCTGATCAAAAGAACATATTTaatacaaataaaagaaaaacagcgCGAGAAACAGTTTGTACCTGCGCTCCATTGTGACACTGGAACCAGACCACACACCATTTAAGGATGCAACTATTCTCTCCGTTCTCGTAATTGCATCATGAATATTTGGTTTGATGCTGCGCAAATGAGGCAGAACTTTTCCACTCAGGAGCTCATCAAGAGCCAGCTGCTCTATAATTGAATTAGAAAGAATATCTTTCCACAAACAAATGTTCTTAAACAAACGAATAGCCATGCCAAATCGATATGCAGCAATTCGTGCGGCATCAGGAACAGCTTTTATCACAACTGTACTCCATGTTGGAACCTACAGAAATTCAAACAAAGATAAGAAACAACTCCACATCTAGTGTACTCCATGTTGGAACCTACAGCTGAATATCAACGTCCGTAAGTCGAGATAAACAATTTAAGTAATAACTTATACTCACAGTAATGTTGGCAACAGCGTCAGCTAGTCGAGAGTGTATAGCAGATATTAAATCCCCAACTGCCTTACTGGTAGCTGGAACATAATTAATAACCAAGTTTGTGGCGGAAACAACATTTTTCGTCCCCCTAGTACTGAGCATATCCCAGCAATGTGCAATATCATGATGCAAAATTGGAAGTGCAACTTTTTCCACTAGTCCTGGTACGAGATTAGCATCAGCATCATCCGGGTTAACGTCACCTCCATGTTCTGGCAACCCATAATCAAACAGAAGAGAGTGCCTACAATTACAAGAATAAATCATGTCTGCATTTAGTTTCGATTAGACATAAAAACTAATTTAACCTAAATGCGAAGATATATTGCCCAAATTAAATAGTGTGGTTATAGCCGTATACCATTGCATATCATAAAAGTCGGATTCTTCATGGAGCGGATCCCACTTAAGAAGCTCTAGTCTCACATATGGAGAGAAGATAGCAGGCACGCTTAGAGACATATAAGCATCGCGGTAACTTGAGAAGAAACGCTTTTTCCATGTTTCGAACTTCTCTTTGACAAGAGCAAGTTTTGAAAATTCTTCTTCTGCATCATTGAATATTTGCTCTGAAGTCTGAAGCAGCATTTCACGGTTAGACTTGTATGACGTACTTTCCGAGTCACTTTCATCAGTACTGGACTCTCCTTCAATATGATGGTACGCAAAATCATCTCCAACAGCAGACATTCTCTTTGCCTCCGAACGGGCCTTCCTACGCTTTCGGGCTTCAGCCctacgttttacttccatccgctTTTGTAGGTTCATGTCCCGACCAAGTTCGTCCAACTTAACCGGCAGGTTAGTTTGCTCCCTTGTTTTAGAAGATACCAGCTGTGCAGCATTGATCACTGCTTCAATGCTACTGCCTTTACTATGTTCCAACGTTGCCGCACTCAAAGGTGCTTCTATTTCTATCATTTCATCAGCATTATCAGCTGTCCTCCTTTCTAAAACAGCTATTGCACGTTCCTCATGAAGTTTCTGCATTTGTTCTTCAAGTTCCTCTATATAAGGAGCCTTATGCTGAAACAGGATCAATTACATAACAAGAGAATCATTAGTAAACTGAACATGCATAATTTGTATTTCAtgctaaagaaaagaaaagagggagagagagagagagcgagATACGACTGCAAAAGATATGAATTCACACGATTTAATGTAGCTAGGAGGCAAAAACAAACAGaacgaagatgaagatattgaacAGGCAGCTCTATTAAGATACTCATCAAAACAAAAAGAGAGCACTAGCTTCTCTAAGTCGAAACCTTAATTGCCCGCGGCAAAATTCTGTCTCCGTGGTTGCTGGTTAAGTTAGATTTCTACAGGTTTAAGAAGTGTGCACAACAAAGCAATTTTTACCTTATAAGCCACCATGCTTTTATTATGTAATGTTGCAAAGTTATGCAAATGAAGTGAGTGTATCAAGGTATTCGAGAAGCATGAAAACCAGGAAGACGTATATGCTAACGAAACACACTTTAAGCTAAAAGTCATACCTGTAAAAAGTCACATATAACCGAAACAAAGTCCTGAAGCTTTTGCATGAAGACAAACTTCTCATCAGCGtgtgttaaggaattttcaagATCAATGATGTTAGAAAGTGCTGCAGACATATTCTCATCATTCCTATCCAGCGCTGACATGGTTCTTCCGTGAGTTTCCTGGTAACAAAAATAGAATTGTCGGTTGAGAATTACAATACAAAACCATTCATCTCAAAATGACTAAATTACAATATCAGAATGTTGGGCCACCAGCTAAAATACTCTATTGTGAACCTCATACAACAGTTCAAATTGTACAATAGCTTTTAACTTGTAAGAGACACAAGGATTAATTTCCAGAAGAGGAAGTTCAAAAACTGGTAGAACAAGAAAACTCGACCTAAGCTTCACTTATCCCACTACATATTTATGACATATACTTAATCTACCCAGCTCATTCACATTAACACACAGTTGTAATGCATCTACGCCTAAAAGAACATTATTATTATAATAAGTGCGGAGGATAATAAGTGCCAAAGGTGTTAGTAGCAGCTACACTAGACAATTTAAGGATCTTCATCACTATGCCAATGGATGTAACCATTAAACTTAAGAATTCAACTATGAAACATAACTATAAAAGAATTCAGACGATAGTTTATACATACCTTGAGCCTCTGAAGGCTCTCACGCATAGCTTGGCTGGCGACAGTAGCTTGTTGAGGAATCGACAACAGCTTTTTCATCACACCAGCAGATCCTCCAATGTTAAGACCTGACAAAACATTGTGCCCAGGCTGATACTCACCCTCTTGATATGCATaactttgttgctgctgctgctgctgcgacaAATTCTTcttagcagcaacaacaactggAACAGCACTATTACTAACTCCTCTACCTTTCCTACATTGTTCCTCCTCCCAAATCTTATCgtcttcatcttcctcatcatcaacaatTTCTTCCACCAACTCCCCACCATTCCTCAAATCAATAGGTACCTCCTTAATCAATTTCCTCCCATCCTCAAAAACCCCCTTAGTCACGCCAACATTACTACTCTTATCCCCAATTAATGCAATCCTTGTTTGAAATTCAGGCTCCTCATCACTTATCCCTTCAGCTTCTCCATGATTACTACCAGCATCCAAACTTATATAATCACCCGCCGGTGCACGTGACTGCCGAAGCCTCTCCCGTTTTGCCCTAATTGCATTAATCGTTGCTTGATCTGGAATCAAGTCTTTATCCCCCTCACCTCCAATTCCCATCGATCCTAACCTAGTTTCTGCATCATCAACATCCATTCTATCTAATTCTTTATCAttatcattcttcttcttctcttcttcatagATAGGTTTAATTAAACCTTTTAAAACAATTTTAGGTTCTGAAGAAGGAGGAGGTGGTGGACGAGATGAACTACCTATTGTTCTAGTATTCTTCTGTAATTCTAAGAGTCTTTCCTTTGTGTACTCACCTGCTTGTGGTTGAACATTCGAAGATGATGAAGTATGAgttgaagcagatgaagagattCGTTCTTTCATGGAGGTGATTTTGTGAGTCGATGATTTACTGAgaaaagatgatgatgaagtggaTTTTTTAGGTTTTGCAGGACGAGTGAATGGagattcttcttctccttcttcatctgcgaAACTGAGGAGTTTTGGTTTTGGTGCTGCTGGTTTTTTGGGGGCGGATTGTGGTGGTTTCttggtggtggttgttgttgttggagcCGTCGCTGCGGTGGTGGCGGATTCATCGTTGTCGTCTTCAGAGCGGCGACGGAAATTTTTGCCTCTGTTGCTCatcttcgattgatttgattgatttttcagAATGTGAGAATTTGGggtttgttttgtgttttgtttttcccTCGAAGAGAAATTGGGGTTTTATGTGATTTGATACTGATGAGGTGTATGATATTATACACACTACGGCTGTAGATGGTCACGTATATATTTGCTATCTAGCGGGTCCGCTCTTGACTCTTGAGGTACTTGTTTTAGGACCATACACTGATGAATGTGTCCACCCGGAGTGTTCCGTTACAGGTTGGTGAAGGGATTTAACAAGTTTGGATAAGGAATTTAACTTCTTTTCTTTAACCTAGATTTTGAGTGGAAAATATAGGGAAAGTAAAGAGGCAGATGGTAGTTTCCGTTAATCAGAATATCGGTTATATAAAATAATATCCTTGATATACATGTGAAAAAGAAAACTCTAGGTGTTTAGTTAGGCCGCACATTCATGGAGCACAGACCCTACAACACTCGCCTTTGTGCGGTCCGatagaacttcatatgcagtGCTTCATATAAGCTTGGATGTAGGTCTTCCAAATGTAGTTCTCTCCCTTATGACtattgtgccgaaatcaatttcctcattaaaactttgacaaggaaaaacccagtgaaACAAAACCGTGGTACAGCTCCTCACATGTAGTACGTGTATGATATTATACACACTACTGCTGTAGATAGCGGGTTCGCTCTTGACTCTTGAGGTACGTGTTTTAGGAATATGTTCAAACCTTGAATCACTTCTTTTTTGGGTACCCAATATAgagtataactttttttttttaacctagAGTAATTCTGAAATTTCAGTTATCCTGAAATCGAATAGATAGTCATTCGAACAAAAATGCTTCCGCAATCTTAAGAAAGTTTAGATATTGGTGTTGTCAGAAGCACTAAGTCGGTGGACAAGATTCTGGTCTTATATTAATGAAGATCAGTGAGGAGATCCATTCTTACTATTAATCAAGATCGGTGAGGAGAATCATTCTTATTTTTAAGAGATAGAGTTATAGAACATGAAATACACATGACACTCTTGAGGTGCCCTTAATAGACATTAAACTAACCATTAACAAACATAACTGACATAAAAATAGAAATGACACTCGATTTACACTTCTGTAAGAGATAGAGTTACAAAATATGAAAAACATATGACACTCCTGAGCTACCCCTTAACGGGAAAAATACACTAATTACTAACAGACATAATTGATAGAAATATAAATGACACT from Papaver somniferum cultivar HN1 unplaced genomic scaffold, ASM357369v1 unplaced-scaffold_19, whole genome shotgun sequence includes these protein-coding regions:
- the LOC113338751 gene encoding transcriptional repressor ILP1-like, giving the protein MSNRGKNFRRRSEDDNDESATTAATAPTTTTTTKKPPQSAPKKPAAPKPKLLSFADEEGEEESPFTRPAKPKKSTSSSSFLSKSSTHKITSMKERISSSASTHTSSSSNVQPQAGEYTKERLLELQKNTRTIGSSSRPPPPPSSEPKIVLKGLIKPIYEEEKKKNDNDKELDRMDVDDAETRLGSMGIGGEGDKDLIPDQATINAIRAKRERLRQSRAPAGDYISLDAGSNHGEAEGISDEEPEFQTRIALIGDKSSNVGVTKGVFEDGRKLIKEVPIDLRNGGELVEEIVDDEEDEDDKIWEEEQCRKGRGVSNSAVPVVVAAKKNLSQQQQQQQSYAYQEGEYQPGHNVLSGLNIGGSAGVMKKLLSIPQQATVASQAMRESLQRLKETHGRTMSALDRNDENMSAALSNIIDLENSLTHADEKFVFMQKLQDFVSVICDFLQHKAPYIEELEEQMQKLHEERAIAVLERRTADNADEMIEIEAPLSAATLEHSKGSSIEAVINAAQLVSSKTREQTNLPVKLDELGRDMNLQKRMEVKRRAEARKRRKARSEAKRMSAVGDDFAYHHIEGESSTDESDSESTSYKSNREMLLQTSEQIFNDAEEEFSKLALVKEKFETWKKRFFSSYRDAYMSLSVPAIFSPYVRLELLKWDPLHEESDFYDMQWHSLLFDYGLPEHGGDVNPDDADANLVPGLVEKVALPILHHDIAHCWDMLSTRGTKNVVSATNLVINYVPATSKAVGDLISAIHSRLADAVANITVPTWSTVVIKAVPDAARIAAYRFGMAIRLFKNICLWKDILSNSIIEQLALDELLSGKVLPHLRSIKPNIHDAITRTERIVASLNGVWSGSSVTMERSYKLQPLVDYVLTLGKTLEKKHASGVSETETSGLARRLKKMLVDLNEYDKARAILRTFQLKEAL